A stretch of the Glycine soja cultivar W05 chromosome 13, ASM419377v2, whole genome shotgun sequence genome encodes the following:
- the LOC114381412 gene encoding cyclin-A1-1-like yields the protein MSSTTQNRRSSFTSSTASSLAKAKRHPSSVSSSSSGKAKVVSTQNLAVKRAPLANLTNQRNAPYSSSSSSLVQGSNKVAKTKKEAPARTSVSKSTISGNKSSQLKSVNSSSVVIPKANSLSQKKDAAPTVATFAVPVRSGIDVSPSKSDGRFVSMDETTSSCDSIKSPDEVEYLDNRDVSDVDSIQKKIISNLNISDTTEPEGNVCSREIIVELEERVDKIVNIDNIYSDTQLCATYVCDIYKHLRESEEKKRPSTDFMDTIQKDINVSMRAILVDWLVEVAEEYRLVPETLYLTVNYLDRYLSGNAMNRQRLQLLGVSCMMIASKYEEICAPQVEEFRYITDNTYLKEEVLQMESAVLNYLEFEMTAPTVKCFLRRFVRAAAHDVQEIPSLQLECLTNFIAELSLLEYSMLCYPPSQIAASAIFLARFILFPSKKPWNSTLQHYTLYRPSDLCACVKDLHRLCCSSHDSNLPAIRDKYSQHKYKCVAKKCIPPSIPQEVFQS from the exons ATGTCGTCGACGACGCAGAATCGTCGTTCGTCGTTTACTTCCTCGACGGCGTCGTCTTTGGCGAAAGCGAAACGACATCCATCGTCGGtgtcgtcgtcgtcgtcggGGAAGGCGAAGGTGGTTTCTACTCAGAACTTGGCTGTGAAGAGAGCGCCTCTCGCCAACCTCACTAATCAAAGGAACGCgccttattcttcttcttcttcttctttg GTGCAAGGTTCAAATAAAGTTGCCAAGACCAAGAAAGAGGCTCCTGCAAGAACCAGCGTCTCAAAATCAACAATTTCTGGGAACAAATCTTCCCAGTTAAAATCTGTTAACTCAAGCTCCGTTGTTATTCCAAAGGCTAATTCTTTATCACAAAAGAAGGATGCTGCTCCCACAGTTGCCACATTTGCCGTGCCTGTTCGTAGCGGCATTGATGTTTCTCCTAGTAAATCAGATGGAAGGTTCGTTTCTATGGATGAGACAACATCTTCATGTGATTCTATCAAGAGTCCGGATGAAGTTGAATATCTGGATAACAGGGATGTTTCAGATGTTGATTCAATTCAGAAAAAGATAATAAGCAATTTGAACATTTCTGATACCACAGAGCCCGAAG GAAACGTATGTAGTAGGGAAATAATTGTTGAGTTGGAAGAAAGAGTGGACAAGATTGTCAATATCGATAACATTTACTCTGATACGCAGCTTTGTGCAACCTATGTTTGTGACATCTACAAACACCTACGTGAATCCGAG gaaaagaaaaggCCTTCCACTGACTTCATGGACACAATTCAGAAGGACATAAATGTTAGCATGCGCGCTATATTGGTTGACTGGCTTGTTGAG GTGGCTGAGGAGTATCGTCTTGTACCTGAAACATTGTATTTGACAGTGAACTACTTAGATCGGTATCTTTCAGGGAATGCTATGAATAGGCAAAGGTTACAACTTCTTGGTGTTTCATGCATGATGATTGCATC TAAATATGAGGAGATTTGTGCACCTCAGGTGGAAGAATTTCGTTATATAACTGACAATACTTACTTAAAAGAAGAG GTTTTGCAAATGGAATCTGCTGTCTTGAATTATCTTGAGTTCGAAATGACAGCCCCAACAGTTAAATGTTTCTTAAG ACGATTTGTTCGTGCGGCTGCTCATGATGTCCAGGAG ATCCCTTCACTTCAACTGGAGTGTCTAACCAACTTTATTGCCGAATTATCTCTCTTGGAGTACAGTATGCTGTGTTATCCTCCATCACAAATAGCTGCCTCTGCAATTTTCCTTGCCAGATTTATACTTTTCCCTTCAAAGAAACCATGG AATTCCACATTGCAGCATTACACGCTCTACCGGCCTTCGGACTTGTGTGCATGTGTAAAAGATCTCCATCGTCTTTGTTGCAGCAGCCATGATTCTAATTTACCTGCAATCAGAGATAAATACAGTCAGCATAAG TACAAATGTGTGGCCAAGAAGTGCATCCCTCCTTCAATACCTCAAGAAGTTTTCCAGAGTTGA